The following proteins come from a genomic window of Paenibacillus swuensis:
- a CDS encoding M23 family metallopeptidase: MKIKWFKRKLTLVMIPGARGTVRRLHLPYMVLYLSLALLTAGVASFVYIYATHAQSLVAYQLLKQEKEHATAIYGEQLSDKSKLIRELQNQVIGLSQQAGEVKQQVQEMKKLESDLKSISKAGQSLSQPVTYEQKIADKAEAEQHTSVAGRLMADPLEGKGGTLIPVSGKDIVTLSAKVGSEYEQLSKEMDSLEHRLTAVKQEALRKAKALRYTPNIWPTDSRRLTSLFGYREDPFTSTPTLHGGIDIGDKTGSPVYATADGTVIAAEEDRARGLNILLEHKKSMRTWYMHLNKMNVSQGDAVTKGQMIGELGNTGRSTGPHLHYEVWLNGERVDPRSYLEQNGKDEH; the protein is encoded by the coding sequence ATGAAGATCAAGTGGTTTAAGCGAAAATTAACGTTAGTCATGATACCTGGGGCAAGAGGCACGGTACGAAGGCTTCATCTTCCCTATATGGTACTGTATCTTTCACTTGCCTTATTGACGGCAGGTGTAGCTTCGTTTGTGTACATTTACGCTACGCATGCGCAATCTTTGGTTGCTTATCAGCTTCTGAAGCAGGAGAAGGAGCATGCTACGGCTATTTATGGAGAACAATTGTCGGATAAGAGCAAGCTGATTCGCGAACTTCAGAATCAAGTCATCGGGCTTTCGCAACAAGCGGGAGAAGTGAAGCAGCAGGTTCAAGAGATGAAGAAATTGGAGAGTGATCTGAAGTCGATTTCCAAGGCGGGTCAGTCCCTCTCCCAGCCTGTAACGTATGAACAGAAGATTGCCGATAAAGCCGAAGCGGAGCAGCACACGAGTGTCGCCGGGCGGCTCATGGCCGATCCTTTGGAAGGGAAAGGCGGAACGCTGATTCCCGTGAGCGGTAAGGATATTGTAACGCTATCCGCGAAGGTCGGCAGTGAATACGAACAGTTGTCGAAAGAGATGGATTCCCTCGAGCATCGACTGACAGCGGTTAAGCAAGAAGCATTGCGCAAGGCTAAAGCGCTGCGATATACACCGAACATCTGGCCGACGGATTCGCGCCGTCTGACGTCTCTGTTCGGCTACAGGGAAGATCCTTTCACGTCGACGCCTACGTTGCACGGCGGTATTGATATCGGAGATAAGACGGGATCACCTGTATACGCCACGGCTGACGGTACCGTCATTGCAGCGGAAGAAGACCGCGCCCGCGGATTGAATATTCTGCTGGAGCATAAGAAAAGCATGCGTACCTGGTATATGCATCTCAACAAGATGAATGTAAGCCAAGGGGATGCCGTAACGAAGGGACAGATGATTGGAGAACTGGGTAACACCGGAAGAAGCACTGGCCCCCACCTGCATTATGAAGTATGGCTGAACGGCGAGCGGGTGGACCCGCGGTCGTACTTGGAACAAAACGGAAAGGATGAACATTAA
- a CDS encoding ABC transporter substrate-binding protein, with product MNKRRGSVRLGIQICISIIFLLLAGCTEAPEETGKGTLKILTYSQDSFDQMYENYFSIKFPDVEVEVIPISDNLEDPYAPVSNEQLKSKVERHRPDLLIIDERNYAKSSSMDLLYNLESWMAQDKVMHPDQFTPAAMDWARKFGGGDIYGLHPEFTTRVLFYNKTLFDRYDVPYPTDGMNWEDLILTAQRIVESQGDGDNIYGYHEMGIRNSAGLVNVISWSDRLLAYNYNLGKVTINTPAWNKAFTLATEAVRNGFFSNLKQTSTQIDGETYITKEDQENNDLFLKGKAAMTSEGMHLLERLEQKSPSFDWGIVTAPAGMSNPDMDTNYYPHPVMAIGANAENKELAWEVLKYFHGEEYAKVRSKLGTSNLSTRAGDKISKTGIALDTFYQRNQIHDKHELYVVDTHDEITREFYIAFDKLREEKTDLIITGKLTVDQALQAIQSEGQFLLDQAKKREKNTP from the coding sequence ATGAATAAGCGAAGAGGATCCGTTCGGTTAGGGATACAAATATGCATTTCTATTATCTTCTTACTTTTGGCAGGTTGTACCGAAGCGCCCGAGGAGACCGGAAAAGGAACACTTAAAATTCTAACGTATAGTCAAGACTCATTTGATCAAATGTACGAGAATTACTTCTCCATCAAATTTCCCGATGTGGAGGTTGAGGTCATCCCAATCAGTGACAACCTTGAAGATCCCTATGCGCCCGTATCTAATGAGCAATTGAAGTCCAAGGTAGAACGGCATCGGCCGGACTTGTTAATTATCGATGAGAGAAACTATGCCAAGTCATCCTCCATGGATCTGTTATATAACTTGGAATCATGGATGGCACAGGATAAAGTCATGCATCCCGATCAATTTACGCCGGCAGCAATGGATTGGGCCCGAAAGTTCGGCGGCGGCGACATCTATGGGCTGCATCCGGAATTCACGACAAGAGTTCTTTTTTATAACAAAACCTTGTTTGACCGTTATGATGTGCCCTATCCGACCGACGGTATGAACTGGGAAGATCTAATCCTTACGGCACAACGTATAGTTGAGAGCCAAGGAGACGGGGACAACATCTATGGCTACCATGAGATGGGCATTCGAAATTCGGCAGGGTTGGTCAATGTCATATCATGGTCCGATCGGTTGTTGGCTTACAATTATAATCTCGGAAAGGTTACGATAAATACACCGGCATGGAACAAAGCCTTTACGTTGGCGACGGAGGCCGTGCGTAACGGTTTCTTCAGTAACCTGAAGCAGACTTCCACCCAGATCGACGGCGAAACCTACATCACCAAAGAGGATCAGGAGAACAACGACCTGTTCTTAAAAGGAAAGGCCGCCATGACATCAGAAGGTATGCACCTGTTAGAGCGGCTGGAGCAGAAATCTCCTTCCTTTGATTGGGGCATTGTAACGGCGCCGGCAGGCATGTCCAACCCTGATATGGATACTAATTATTACCCTCATCCGGTGATGGCCATCGGAGCCAATGCCGAGAACAAGGAGCTTGCATGGGAAGTGTTAAAATACTTCCATGGCGAGGAATATGCTAAAGTGCGCTCCAAGCTTGGTACAAGCAACTTGTCTACTCGAGCGGGAGATAAAATCAGCAAGACAGGAATCGCATTGGATACGTTCTATCAACGGAATCAGATTCATGATAAACATGAATTATATGTGGTGGATACCCATGATGAAATAACCCGCGAGTTTTACATAGCTTTTGACAAGCTGCGTGAGGAAAAAACGGACTTAATAATAACAGGTAAACTTACCGTAGATCAAGCGCTCCAGGCGATCCAAAGCGAGGGTCAGTTCCTGCTCGACCAAGCCAAAAAACGCGAGAAGAATACCCCCTAA
- a CDS encoding YuzF family protein, translating to MGYPQYLYRNTATSMQMQMPQPVFHIDPYVYQTLQTVVGKKLVVDTPRGTVRGLLADVKPDHIVIKAVDSDSTFFIRIQQIIWIMPE from the coding sequence ATGGGTTACCCGCAATACTTATATAGAAACACCGCAACATCGATGCAGATGCAAATGCCACAACCGGTTTTCCATATTGATCCCTACGTTTATCAAACTCTGCAAACGGTTGTCGGAAAGAAACTCGTTGTCGACACTCCTCGCGGAACGGTTCGCGGATTGTTAGCAGACGTCAAACCCGACCATATTGTAATTAAGGCAGTCGACAGTGATTCCACATTCTTTATTCGTATCCAACAAATCATCTGGATTATGCCGGAATAG
- a CDS encoding bactofilin family protein, translating to MFSKKKAALNPNTTDTLVGEGSIFEGKITSEASVRIEGQITGDISCQGDVIVGEEGIVKSNIAARDVVIAGAVHGNVNTKGKLTIMSTGKLYGNTNAAAFIIEEGGLFQGMSKMDTEAAVAEETIEIVEKQKPAAYVEKTVLL from the coding sequence ATGTTTAGCAAGAAGAAAGCGGCTCTTAATCCCAACACGACAGACACTTTGGTCGGCGAGGGTTCCATATTCGAAGGGAAGATTACCTCGGAGGCAAGCGTGCGAATCGAAGGACAAATTACGGGGGATATCTCTTGTCAGGGTGATGTCATTGTAGGTGAAGAAGGCATCGTGAAATCCAACATAGCCGCCAGGGATGTAGTTATTGCCGGAGCGGTGCACGGAAATGTAAATACGAAAGGCAAGCTGACGATTATGTCTACGGGTAAACTGTACGGGAATACGAACGCGGCGGCTTTCATCATCGAAGAGGGCGGACTGTTTCAAGGCATGAGCAAGATGGACACGGAAGCCGCTGTAGCCGAAGAAACGATTGAGATTGTTGAAAAACAGAAACCTGCGGCTTATGTCGAAAAAACAGTCCTGTTGTAG
- a CDS encoding PadR family transcriptional regulator: MNVQFKKGVLEICVLALVSKGDRYGYELAVKISERFEVAVGSVYPLLNRLTLDGLFSTYLQESSEGPPRKYYKLTDKGRGHMKELVQEWQTFTTAVNAFIAEGEGEGHE, translated from the coding sequence ATGAATGTTCAATTTAAGAAAGGCGTGCTCGAAATATGTGTTCTGGCTCTTGTTTCCAAGGGTGACCGATACGGCTATGAACTGGCTGTGAAAATCTCGGAACGGTTCGAAGTCGCTGTAGGCAGCGTATATCCGCTTTTAAACCGATTGACACTGGACGGACTGTTTTCCACCTATTTGCAGGAATCTTCGGAAGGCCCGCCACGGAAGTATTACAAGCTGACCGATAAAGGGCGGGGGCACATGAAAGAACTGGTTCAGGAATGGCAGACGTTCACCACAGCTGTGAACGCATTTATAGCGGAAGGGGAAGGGGAAGGACATGAATAA
- a CDS encoding manganese catalase family protein codes for MIKRFDKIAIELPKTKYADPNAAAAMQELLGGKFGEMSTLNNYMFQSFNFRGRRKLKPFFDLVSSITAEEFGHVEIVSTGIDLLLQGSTFPADPDAAPLQNAKDLRNTQHFITNAQTALVADSMGNPWRGDNVFNSGNLVLDLLHNFFLECGARAHKMRVYEMSDHPVLREVVGYLLVRGGVHIVAYGKALEIATGVDVTKMLPIPNLSNRVFETARKFEDQGLGNKLYTWSDEDYKDIKYIWKGPHPETGVPLEVIEGMPEGAPNVDLEEIPEEFAPGISAEDFMKIAERLKRSAGI; via the coding sequence TTGATTAAACGTTTCGATAAGATTGCTATTGAACTTCCGAAAACCAAATATGCCGACCCAAACGCGGCCGCAGCCATGCAAGAGTTGCTCGGCGGTAAGTTTGGCGAAATGTCCACATTGAACAATTACATGTTTCAATCCTTTAATTTCCGCGGCCGCCGCAAGCTCAAGCCCTTCTTCGACCTCGTTTCAAGCATTACGGCCGAAGAATTCGGCCATGTGGAGATTGTCTCCACCGGAATCGATTTATTGCTGCAAGGGTCTACTTTCCCCGCAGATCCGGACGCCGCTCCGCTGCAGAATGCCAAAGACCTTCGGAATACACAGCATTTTATCACGAATGCCCAGACGGCACTGGTGGCGGACTCCATGGGAAATCCTTGGCGCGGCGACAATGTGTTTAACAGCGGTAATCTGGTACTGGATTTATTGCACAACTTCTTCCTGGAATGCGGCGCCCGCGCGCACAAAATGCGTGTTTACGAAATGAGCGACCACCCTGTACTTCGTGAAGTTGTAGGTTACTTGCTGGTGCGCGGCGGGGTTCATATTGTCGCCTATGGCAAAGCGTTGGAGATTGCAACCGGTGTAGACGTTACCAAGATGCTGCCTATTCCGAATCTGTCCAACCGCGTGTTTGAAACCGCAAGGAAATTCGAGGATCAAGGGTTAGGCAATAAATTGTATACCTGGAGCGACGAGGATTATAAGGACATAAAGTATATATGGAAAGGTCCGCATCCGGAAACGGGCGTTCCGCTGGAAGTCATTGAGGGCATGCCGGAAGGCGCTCCGAATGTGGATCTGGAGGAAATTCCTGAAGAATTCGCGCCGGGAATTTCCGCGGAGGATTTCATGAAAATTGCCGAGCGGTTAAAGCGATCCGCGGGCATTTAA
- a CDS encoding DUF4097 family beta strand repeat-containing protein produces the protein MKKGIRWALLGLAVGLVGTVLTFNKGELLSTKMEVFSETRTVSATGVKSIHIQSARTNIEVIPGEGTDIRADLEGKLSKHIVNDIKFEMENRNGEMSIRTELKDSFLVGINIVDVTLTVKVPARAYEQLKIVSDSGNILVNSQSADLMHLSSDSGNLHIQKGKTKEIQFQTDSGNALIQDTQAKLSGETDSGNIDIEAVTWDQDARLSTDSGHVKVKLAQKPDGLAVEYTTDSGRQEIEFEGFEYVSHKEQEFSGKFGDAKRTMTVNTDSGNFIMEPR, from the coding sequence ATGAAGAAGGGGATACGATGGGCGCTGTTAGGATTGGCTGTAGGCTTGGTCGGAACGGTATTAACCTTTAATAAGGGAGAGCTGCTGTCCACGAAGATGGAAGTGTTTTCTGAGACTAGAACGGTGAGTGCAACCGGAGTAAAATCCATCCACATTCAATCTGCAAGAACCAATATTGAAGTTATACCGGGGGAAGGTACCGATATTCGGGCGGATTTGGAGGGCAAGCTGAGCAAGCATATCGTAAACGATATAAAGTTTGAAATGGAGAATCGGAACGGAGAGATGTCCATTCGAACCGAGTTGAAAGATTCTTTTCTTGTCGGGATTAATATCGTTGATGTTACGTTAACGGTGAAGGTGCCAGCCAGAGCGTATGAGCAGCTCAAGATTGTTTCGGACAGCGGCAATATCCTGGTGAACAGCCAGAGCGCGGATTTAATGCATTTGAGCAGTGATTCAGGGAATTTGCATATTCAGAAAGGTAAGACGAAGGAGATTCAGTTTCAAACGGACAGCGGTAACGCTTTAATTCAAGATACACAAGCTAAATTATCGGGGGAGACGGATTCCGGAAACATCGATATTGAGGCGGTCACTTGGGATCAAGATGCCAGACTGAGTACGGATAGCGGACATGTCAAGGTAAAGCTGGCGCAAAAGCCGGATGGGTTAGCGGTTGAATATACAACGGACTCGGGACGACAAGAGATTGAATTTGAGGGGTTCGAGTACGTTAGCCATAAAGAGCAAGAATTTAGCGGGAAGTTTGGCGATGCCAAGCGGACGATGACAGTGAATACAGATTCGGGAAATTTCATCATGGAACCAAGATAA
- a CDS encoding 3D domain-containing protein, with amino-acid sequence MNMRFKVWGWIPVIVTLCMIHVPSAGAHEFSGTKLSEGDIRPPASTNIQSSLKPAYSSTHITSGTQATKATARTAIHRTPKPLQYKVSSGDTLYRIARKFGVTVEAIQTANRLVNPNALTIGKPLAIPARGTTPETLLSGTKVVRKVFMAKLTAYTAGYESTGKKPSHPAYGITSSGAKVKEGRTIAVDPRVIPIGTTVYIEGIGLRQAEDTGSAIKGARIDVFIQDLKQARKFGVKKDVKVYVLAGSTDVAAL; translated from the coding sequence ATGAATATGCGTTTCAAAGTATGGGGTTGGATTCCTGTTATTGTTACCTTATGTATGATACATGTGCCATCGGCGGGCGCCCATGAGTTTAGCGGCACGAAGCTGAGTGAAGGGGATATCCGCCCCCCGGCCTCCACAAACATACAATCATCGTTGAAACCTGCCTACTCTTCCACTCACATTACCTCAGGCACGCAGGCGACCAAAGCCACGGCCCGGACCGCCATCCATCGCACACCAAAGCCGCTTCAATACAAAGTCAGCTCCGGCGACACCTTATACCGTATTGCCCGCAAGTTTGGGGTAACGGTAGAAGCCATTCAAACGGCCAATCGCCTGGTTAATCCGAATGCGCTGACAATCGGCAAACCATTAGCTATTCCCGCCAGAGGAACAACGCCGGAGACGCTGCTAAGCGGGACCAAGGTCGTTCGCAAGGTGTTCATGGCCAAACTAACTGCGTACACAGCTGGCTACGAATCCACCGGCAAAAAACCATCCCACCCCGCCTATGGCATCACCTCATCCGGCGCTAAAGTGAAAGAAGGCCGTACGATCGCGGTAGATCCCCGCGTCATTCCAATCGGTACGACCGTATACATCGAAGGCATCGGACTGCGTCAGGCTGAAGATACCGGCTCAGCGATTAAGGGCGCGCGTATCGATGTGTTTATCCAAGACCTGAAACAAGCCCGCAAATTCGGCGTGAAGAAGGACGTTAAGGTTTATGTGCTGGCGGGATCAACCGATGTGGCCGCGTTATAA
- a CDS encoding serine/threonine protein kinase, whose protein sequence is MFNYLRQRIEAWKDYPQRSGKRIGPYRIERYLGIGSYGITYICTNVRTGEALLLKQAKPSKGRRALELLRRESGMLKRLKDERIPAYHDFLDLKKSGYMVSELVHGSTVEELIFLEGRTFTEAEIVHFMLRLSDIVKYIHAQGIVHLDLRIPNVIVSEEDRLHVIDFGLARMIGDAIEDLPLTEPEEELAEFRLRRTPAVESDFYAMGHFMLFMLYAEYEPSPDEPERGWEEQLTLSAHVKGALRRLLQLDSPYRDADELQKHLILILNTLTD, encoded by the coding sequence ATGTTCAACTACTTGAGACAAAGAATCGAAGCCTGGAAGGACTATCCGCAGCGTTCGGGCAAACGGATAGGTCCGTATCGTATCGAGCGGTATCTGGGAATAGGCAGTTATGGCATAACTTATATTTGCACCAATGTACGCACCGGAGAAGCGCTGTTGCTGAAACAGGCGAAGCCCAGTAAGGGACGGCGCGCTTTGGAGCTTTTACGCAGGGAATCGGGCATGTTGAAGCGGCTTAAGGATGAGAGGATACCGGCATATCATGATTTTTTGGACCTGAAAAAGTCCGGGTACATGGTGTCTGAACTGGTACATGGATCTACGGTGGAGGAACTCATATTCTTGGAAGGCAGGACGTTCACGGAAGCGGAGATCGTTCATTTCATGCTGCGGTTGTCGGATATTGTGAAGTATATTCACGCTCAGGGCATCGTTCATCTGGATCTTCGGATTCCCAACGTCATCGTATCCGAGGAAGATCGGTTACATGTCATTGACTTCGGCTTGGCGCGTATGATTGGTGATGCGATAGAGGATTTGCCGCTAACCGAGCCTGAAGAAGAACTTGCCGAGTTTCGATTACGGCGTACGCCGGCGGTAGAAAGTGACTTCTATGCGATGGGTCATTTCATGCTCTTCATGCTGTATGCGGAGTACGAACCTTCGCCAGACGAACCGGAGCGGGGTTGGGAAGAGCAACTCACCCTTTCCGCTCATGTAAAAGGCGCCCTGCGGCGCCTATTGCAGCTGGATTCCCCTTACCGGGACGCGGACGAATTGCAGAAGCATCTGATCCTGATTCTGAATACGCTCACCGATTAG
- a CDS encoding glycoside hydrolase family 18 protein, whose translation MQIHVVQSGQSLYGIAGAYGSTVDVIASANRISAQDPLVVGQTLVIPITGSFYWVRPGDSLATIAKKYDTTPAELARVNRIVPTAPLQVGQRLYIPPQPKRSAEINAYVEPRGDSVSAPLLEASREAAPNLTYLAPFSFQINRDASLDAPPLGELPDIARNNGVTLMMVVTNLENGQFSGELGSLILNNEALQNKLLDNILSTAKRLGFRDIHFDIEYLPPADREAYNRFLRKAENRIHEQGFLISTALAPKTKADQKGQWYEAHDYKAHGEIVDFVVIMTYEWGYSGGPPQAVSPIGPVRKVLTYAVTEIPPAKIMMGQNLYGYDWTLPFKPGGEYAKAVSPQAAIALARRNNAAIRYDYNAQAPYFDYTDSNGKAHKVWFEDARSIQAKFNLLKELDLRGVSYWKLGLPFPQNWLLIQDNFNVKKRV comes from the coding sequence ATGCAAATTCATGTCGTGCAGTCAGGTCAGTCTTTATACGGCATTGCCGGCGCCTATGGTTCTACGGTAGATGTGATCGCTTCAGCCAACCGGATCTCCGCTCAAGATCCGCTGGTCGTCGGGCAGACCCTGGTCATTCCCATCACCGGCAGCTTTTACTGGGTGCGCCCCGGGGATAGCTTGGCGACCATCGCGAAGAAGTACGATACAACTCCCGCGGAGCTGGCGCGGGTTAATCGTATCGTACCTACCGCTCCGCTGCAAGTAGGTCAGCGGTTGTATATCCCGCCGCAGCCCAAACGGAGCGCGGAAATCAACGCCTATGTCGAGCCTCGCGGAGATTCGGTATCGGCTCCGTTGCTGGAGGCATCCCGGGAGGCGGCGCCAAACCTGACTTATCTTGCGCCGTTCAGTTTTCAGATCAACCGGGACGCTTCCCTGGATGCCCCGCCGCTTGGTGAATTGCCCGACATCGCAAGGAATAACGGGGTTACGCTGATGATGGTCGTAACCAACTTGGAGAACGGGCAATTCAGCGGCGAGCTGGGCAGCCTTATCCTGAATAATGAGGCGTTGCAGAACAAGCTGTTGGACAATATTCTGTCGACAGCCAAGCGTTTAGGCTTCCGCGATATCCACTTCGATATCGAATATCTTCCTCCCGCGGACCGGGAAGCCTATAACCGGTTTCTGCGCAAAGCGGAGAACCGCATCCACGAACAAGGCTTTCTGATCTCCACGGCGCTGGCGCCAAAGACGAAGGCGGATCAGAAAGGGCAATGGTACGAAGCCCATGACTACAAGGCGCATGGGGAGATTGTTGACTTCGTAGTCATTATGACCTACGAATGGGGTTACAGCGGCGGCCCGCCCCAGGCGGTTTCACCGATTGGACCTGTCCGTAAAGTGTTGACCTACGCGGTCACGGAAATACCGCCGGCCAAGATTATGATGGGCCAAAATCTATACGGCTATGACTGGACGCTGCCCTTTAAACCGGGCGGGGAGTATGCGAAGGCGGTTTCCCCGCAAGCGGCTATAGCCCTGGCGCGCCGAAACAATGCCGCGATTCGCTATGACTATAACGCGCAAGCGCCTTACTTCGACTATACCGACAGCAATGGCAAGGCGCATAAAGTGTGGTTTGAAGATGCGCGCTCCATCCAGGCCAAGTTCAACCTGTTGAAGGAGCTCGATCTGAGGGGAGTCAGCTATTGGAAGCTTGGTTTACCTTTTCCGCAAAATTGGCTCTTGATTCAAGACAACTTTAATGTAAAGAAACGCGTTTAA
- a CDS encoding HAAS signaling domain-containing protein: MNKQAFFHQLESSLSEVPETQRQEWMYDYEEHFRIAEEEGRSEEEVVRELGEPQSIAKDLLLNYRVTVAEEHGTVPNVFRAVLAAVSLGFLNLLFVLGPFLGLCAVVCALWVSGGALIVAGIGFFGSGIYLGGGSILQGLFVGLLLSSAGVLVCYGMVKVTRTFLNLTLQYIRFNTKMVKE, from the coding sequence ATGAATAAACAAGCATTCTTTCATCAATTGGAATCATCGCTAAGCGAAGTTCCGGAAACACAACGGCAAGAGTGGATGTACGACTACGAGGAGCACTTTCGTATAGCGGAAGAAGAGGGTCGTTCCGAAGAGGAAGTGGTCAGGGAGCTGGGTGAACCTCAATCCATCGCGAAGGATCTGCTGTTGAATTATCGGGTGACCGTAGCAGAGGAGCATGGAACGGTGCCGAATGTATTCCGAGCGGTGTTAGCGGCGGTTAGTCTCGGCTTTTTGAACCTATTGTTCGTGTTGGGACCGTTTCTGGGATTATGCGCGGTTGTTTGCGCGTTGTGGGTATCGGGTGGCGCCCTGATCGTAGCGGGTATCGGATTCTTCGGCAGCGGGATCTATCTGGGAGGCGGAAGTATTTTGCAAGGATTATTTGTCGGCCTCTTACTGTCCTCTGCAGGTGTTCTTGTGTGTTATGGCATGGTTAAAGTGACTCGGACATTCTTAAATTTAACGTTACAATACATTCGATTCAATACGAAGATGGTAAAGGAGTGA
- a CDS encoding ParM/StbA family protein, with protein MAKLAGIDVGNDSIKVVLDGTYKPLIVPNIITPGYDRHILQEEDSPLKALDVIVYSPALKQNNRRWFVGQLATELEDNYELEETDNKALSDQSLIVALTSLAYAGVAGTGNGNEGYAQTDEVEFIIGTGLPVRTYTKFHESFEARLIGEHEVTFVTSPQLRNRRIKVRIRRAIVSIEGAAALFNLATHDNLQVRDEEIYNGCIGVCEIGSLTTDLPVVNRMSIDNNFSYGEQMGMANYLDAIMRDVEDTYNYSFPSRAKLVTRVKNRDWTIQRIGEGQASIQPIVNQYFERAAQRIVDLIKKRWKKYPDIQCYYVIGGGATALKSHILEAAGPIKLRFVPESELQNVYGYLKVARSRINQAGYVE; from the coding sequence ATGGCTAAGCTAGCAGGAATCGATGTCGGCAATGACAGCATTAAGGTAGTGCTTGACGGCACTTACAAGCCGCTGATTGTTCCGAACATCATCACGCCCGGTTATGACAGACACATTCTGCAGGAAGAGGATTCGCCTCTGAAAGCGTTAGATGTGATTGTCTACAGCCCGGCATTAAAGCAGAACAACCGTCGATGGTTCGTCGGTCAACTGGCAACGGAACTGGAAGATAATTATGAATTGGAAGAGACCGATAACAAGGCATTGTCAGACCAATCCTTGATTGTTGCTCTTACGTCCTTGGCTTACGCCGGCGTTGCAGGAACGGGCAACGGCAACGAAGGGTATGCACAAACGGACGAGGTGGAGTTTATTATCGGTACGGGTCTGCCCGTTCGAACCTACACGAAATTCCACGAGTCGTTCGAGGCTCGTCTCATAGGCGAGCACGAAGTTACTTTCGTTACTTCGCCTCAGCTTCGTAACCGCAGAATCAAGGTACGGATTCGCAGAGCGATCGTATCCATTGAGGGCGCGGCGGCATTGTTCAATCTGGCGACACATGATAACCTGCAAGTGCGGGATGAAGAAATCTACAACGGTTGTATCGGTGTGTGCGAGATCGGCTCGCTTACTACCGATCTACCGGTAGTCAATCGCATGAGCATTGACAACAACTTCAGCTACGGCGAGCAAATGGGTATGGCCAATTATCTGGATGCCATTATGCGGGATGTGGAAGATACATATAACTATTCCTTCCCCAGCCGGGCTAAACTTGTCACGCGCGTCAAGAACCGGGACTGGACTATTCAGCGAATCGGTGAGGGACAAGCGAGTATCCAACCGATTGTGAATCAGTACTTTGAACGTGCTGCGCAGCGGATCGTGGATCTGATTAAGAAGCGTTGGAAGAAATATCCCGATATTCAGTGTTATTACGTCATTGGCGGCGGTGCTACCGCTCTGAAATCGCATATTCTGGAAGCGGCCGGTCCGATCAAGCTGCGTTTTGTACCCGAGAGTGAGTTACAGAACGTCTATGGTTATCTGAAAGTAGCCAGGAGCCGCATCAACCAAGCAGGATATGTCGAGTAG